One region of Cyanobium sp. M30B3 genomic DNA includes:
- a CDS encoding alkaline phosphatase, producing MTKNTILIIGDGMGWEMTRASAIYNQVKQEIDLLLGEGKTADEISSLFASRTLDDYYTAGKGSGNPYQNFDGFTLATTGSTKIDGRTSNSALQGSTGTHNTGDAPLREGFAFDPSLTYVNWESEKGGDFPWDADYYDSRGTTSPGFDPEYIKGDYPDSANTASTLYGGIKTYNGAISVDIHEHGFESILMEAQELGKSGGVVTSVPINHATPAAAVANVNNRGKYQESSNAGKFGVDGHPLDLTDNILDEMLFHAQPQVVLGGGNPAGSSSYINSATLTRLMDGTYQVSQQEETGTDSDGKPILTQIPSGPSISQEGWTVVARPDNYTDANAERSALEILEAAVDAFDPESDHLMGIYGAKGQGGNLPWRTADSDYSATGTGAYVNNSNITPANTALSGDALAAELKASPTVAQLTGQALEALGKDEDGFWLMVEVGDIDWAAHAVNMDLLLGTMHDLNDVTTTVTEWVEANGGWGENTVMVTADHDHYLTLLPNFPKEVAESILASELGTNEATEGGNKGYDTLLTPTLTRGGTSQWVSGDAEKVGHFWGTTTTLNDGTTGIGDGWWTHTQRPVPLYYQGADSELIEEFVSTGIEAYGTVINGVPGMVDQAHVAKAMDAMLLGGETAAERLITAQNAVVSPTVAFSSGDDLLLEANPAEQLTFKANTIFTGAGSDEVDSALNNGFRNTIFTGSGANTVYAGTRDVITGGADSDQIWAIAGDGNRLSGMGGNDDFVIGSSGNRALGGDGNDVFTILDGAGTNYLNGGAGSDQFWLVSGPGDLPAAKQFVMDFKAGEDLVGLRGASFSDLSFSQVGADTLLNVSGTSIGHFTGVSAAALNNQANFVFA from the coding sequence ATGACAAAGAACACCATCCTGATCATTGGCGATGGCATGGGCTGGGAGATGACCCGAGCCAGCGCCATCTACAACCAGGTCAAGCAAGAAATCGATCTTCTACTTGGCGAAGGCAAGACGGCTGATGAGATAAGCAGCTTATTCGCGAGTCGCACCCTCGACGACTATTACACAGCCGGCAAAGGCTCAGGTAATCCCTACCAGAATTTCGACGGCTTTACGCTTGCTACAACAGGATCTACCAAGATCGATGGACGAACAAGCAATAGCGCACTTCAGGGAAGCACCGGAACTCACAACACAGGCGATGCTCCACTGCGCGAGGGCTTCGCATTCGACCCTTCTCTCACCTATGTGAACTGGGAAAGCGAGAAAGGAGGCGACTTTCCCTGGGACGCAGATTATTATGACAGCAGAGGCACTACCTCTCCTGGTTTTGATCCTGAATACATCAAAGGTGATTATCCGGATTCGGCCAATACTGCTTCAACTCTGTACGGCGGCATCAAGACGTATAACGGAGCTATTTCCGTTGACATCCATGAGCATGGATTTGAATCCATCTTGATGGAGGCTCAAGAGCTGGGCAAATCCGGCGGTGTTGTCACCTCGGTGCCGATTAACCATGCCACCCCTGCCGCCGCTGTTGCCAACGTTAACAATCGCGGTAAATATCAAGAATCGTCGAATGCAGGCAAATTTGGCGTTGATGGTCATCCCCTTGATTTAACCGACAATATTCTTGACGAGATGCTGTTCCACGCTCAGCCCCAAGTGGTGCTGGGTGGAGGTAATCCCGCAGGTAGCAGCAGCTATATCAACTCAGCTACGCTGACACGCCTGATGGACGGCACCTACCAGGTGAGCCAGCAGGAAGAGACAGGGACGGATTCGGACGGAAAACCCATTCTGACCCAGATTCCATCCGGACCCAGTATTAGCCAGGAAGGCTGGACTGTAGTGGCCAGACCGGACAACTACACCGACGCCAACGCCGAGCGGAGCGCTCTTGAAATTCTCGAGGCGGCCGTTGATGCTTTTGATCCCGAATCAGATCACCTGATGGGTATCTACGGTGCCAAGGGTCAGGGCGGCAACCTGCCATGGCGGACCGCAGACAGCGATTACTCGGCCACGGGTACTGGCGCCTACGTCAACAATTCAAATATCACTCCCGCAAACACCGCCCTCTCCGGCGATGCTCTGGCGGCGGAGCTCAAGGCAAGCCCCACAGTTGCCCAGCTCACCGGCCAGGCTCTCGAAGCCCTTGGAAAAGATGAAGATGGCTTCTGGCTGATGGTGGAAGTGGGTGATATCGACTGGGCTGCCCACGCCGTCAACATGGACCTGTTGCTCGGCACTATGCACGACCTCAACGACGTGACCACCACCGTGACCGAGTGGGTGGAAGCGAACGGAGGCTGGGGGGAGAATACCGTGATGGTCACCGCCGACCATGATCACTACCTCACGCTGCTCCCCAACTTCCCCAAGGAAGTGGCCGAATCGATCTTGGCCAGCGAACTTGGAACAAATGAGGCCACCGAAGGCGGCAACAAGGGTTACGACACCTTGCTCACACCTACCCTCACCCGCGGCGGCACCAGCCAGTGGGTGAGCGGCGATGCTGAGAAGGTGGGCCACTTCTGGGGAACCACCACCACCCTCAATGACGGCACCACTGGCATCGGTGACGGCTGGTGGACCCACACCCAGCGACCAGTGCCCCTCTATTACCAGGGCGCAGACAGCGAGCTCATTGAAGAGTTCGTGAGCACCGGGATTGAGGCCTACGGCACAGTGATCAATGGTGTGCCCGGCATGGTCGACCAGGCCCACGTAGCCAAGGCGATGGATGCAATGCTGCTGGGCGGAGAAACGGCCGCTGAGCGCCTGATCACCGCCCAGAATGCAGTAGTGAGCCCGACAGTGGCGTTCAGCAGCGGCGACGATCTGCTGCTCGAAGCCAATCCAGCTGAACAGCTCACCTTCAAGGCGAACACCATCTTCACCGGAGCCGGCTCCGATGAAGTCGACAGCGCCCTGAATAACGGGTTCCGCAACACGATCTTCACCGGCTCTGGTGCCAACACCGTCTACGCCGGCACTCGCGATGTGATCACCGGCGGCGCTGACAGCGACCAGATCTGGGCCATCGCCGGCGACGGCAACCGCCTCAGTGGCATGGGCGGCAACGACGACTTCGTGATCGGTAGCTCGGGTAACCGGGCGCTCGGTGGCGATGGCAACGACGTGTTCACCATCCTGGATGGTGCTGGCACCAACTACCTCAATGGTGGTGCCGGCAGCGACCAGTTCTGGCTGGTGAGCGGCCCTGGCGACCTGCCAGCCGCCAAGCAGTTCGTGATGGACTTCAAGGCCGGAGAAGACCTGGTTGGCCTGCGCGGTGCCAGCTTCTCCGACCTCAGCTTCAGCCAGGTGGGCGCCGACACCTTGCTCAACGTGTCAGGCACCAGCATCGGTCATTTCACCGGTGTGAGCGCCGCCGCTCTCAACAATCAGGCCAACTTCGTCTTCGCCTGA
- a CDS encoding ExeM/NucH family extracellular endonuclease yields the protein MAASGSGNAWTNDLTLPGWFLFRQPAASPVAISSYNADTGAANTGSFLSYGTSGDSDRALGGLGSGGSYFDSPASGSVAGWFALALSNVSGSAISSLNVSFNGEQWRNGGNTTAQTMVLEYGYGTSFDQVASWVAPGGSFNWTSPVATGTAAAVDGNTAGRVENRGGTLDLTAIPWAEDATLWLRWTEVNDPGSDHGLAIDDLAIAIPQLPALPEVAIQAIVAQASESGGTASVRISRTGSTKDALTVPISLRSGAGLATNDDLTTPLPASVVIPAGSTSIDLAIEVRDDDLDEGSEILAIEITAPSGYALAASGALAEITILDNDRITPISAVQGSGSASPLVGQSVTLRAVVVGDFQLSGELGGFFLQEETSDWDTSDLSSEGLYVAYPLTGSNVDVVLGDRVLVSGLVSESFGQTILSSVQSLTVEAQGRLADTRPVEIPDLLAQRSTALDLEPYEGMWVRFPEILSVNGLYGQFRFGEIELSAGGLPLQPTNVMEPGPAAYAAEQATALRELVLDDGSNSSYRPASAATPAAPVRDQLLRRGDTVRDLEGVLAYGFSKYRLHPTALPNFITENPRPAAPAPALPGQLRLASFNVLNTFTTVDAPGATTATGLDPRGADTPEELERQLSKLTAALQGLQADVIGLMELENDSDDATLAAIVAKLNEAQPTDSGRSYSYVPTGLIGSDAIKVGLIYNTLAVAPSGAFQVLDTPNFTDPLASGTPKNRPALAQTFRDLASGETVNVVVNHLKSKGATGAASADLDQQDGQSAFNATRTAAASELLQWINSDPTSSGDADWVVLGDINAYAKEDPIRVFEAAGYRNALPSFTAEPPSSYAFFNPVDMSGALDHLLISPSLVPQVTAALDWSINAAEGAFRNYNLDTNSNGNAAVRDFFAPDPYRTSDHDPLLLDLALGRAVPSGLSFSHGVASGDPYADSVILWTRITPPAEFSGLVDVQWEVASSADFSADSLIDSGVFTTSAGRDWTVKVEADGLAADTSYYYRFRAGGAVSMVGQTKTLPVGSDPVRLAVFSCANFTAAEQFAAYGRAAAIHAVNPYDALLHLGDYIYEYGPGGYGTAEDAAADRGFLPEREIISLDDYRQRYAQYHTDSNLQNLRAIAPLIAGWDDHETANNSWSGGAENHQSETEGDWLARRDAALRAYYEWLPIREPGQRQASDGATALSPLTQAYRSFNFGDVLSLHMLETRLTARDEQLAYPDAAAVQARIGAILADPAQVATYAAQLGLTPPADPAAIPAFAAALAPAVTQELVAATVQQAWGDPSRDMIGDGQLAWLQQQLATSTAAWQVLGQQTLMQSMAVPAELLLNPGDPSLLDKYAAPLQKLATGTSFADLTPAEQALFDEAGKIPYNLDAWDGYGVERETILQSALALGKRLISLNGDTHNAWAGVLDTISPGPGTQPPGTVAGVEFGTPGVTSPGLERILPGADAYIRAVYPAVDGLDGLFTGYVNGLSYADTNRRGFLDLTVSTDEAVGTFVFLDGVNSFSGLPLWASETVVAAGDLSLSLTPEVTPEISWQPLWRELDLVFGLAVDATGGLSLLNPTDFATLPRAGVQLADVTVLGSESGERIFAGVDSLIDAAGGNDELFNTDSQGGNILVGGLGTDQFLLRAANDTVIGGSLLANTAALGLPAVVGLVDGQRDLLLIDSSIPAPEGTLRILDFELGRDQLLVDGLAPTGSWTAIRQQLQALGITVNAAPQLDTPLIALSLQPGVELSRDLGSLASDPDGNPLQLVKLEGPSWITTSGTTVKATAPIGISEEQLAALTLQLAFSDGQAAVPLAAQLTLNAPPTALSLTNTIASLAENTSTTSRIKVADIAISDDALGSNVITLAGADAASFEVIGNELFLKAGTALDFETKTSYAVSVSASDPSLPDSAPVSAAFSLAVTDVNEPPTSSGINNIEASENDPPITINLLSAFTDPDQVDSSLSYSVTRNSNPQLVGTTIDPITGSLAISLGQSKTGTALITVQATDSQLQSASADFSVSVLPFDANNDGIADKDQANVLAVATPGQDFVTFVSEAGGPTPTVGSTPNPAPESTPAGLLFSEGFFTVNYEGLTPGASTTLKLFLPSGSPTNSYWKYGPTSPGGASEWYNFSFDPISGTGARFEDLNGDGQDDIVLHFVDGQRGDDDFIANGRISDPGAPTFDPTAVKEPVRPVDPDPKPSEPVAPVTPVTPPQPLQPPGFPQSPQPDRPSKIRATEGRDNLTGTSARDTFIFQGVQSNSTKRRLKFDTITNFESNDRIAFRDFNERVLGSSNSSRIRRLQGKANKLSAKSLDKLLGPDFKGQTVAALEIRGFEGTFLAVNGGRRKVEGGRPGFDRRDMLIFLEGYDLEQQGSILLA from the coding sequence TTGGCAGCATCCGGAAGCGGCAACGCCTGGACCAACGATCTGACCCTGCCCGGTTGGTTTCTGTTCCGCCAGCCTGCCGCTTCGCCTGTTGCGATCAGCTCCTACAACGCCGACACGGGCGCAGCCAACACCGGCTCCTTCCTGAGCTACGGAACCAGTGGCGACAGCGATCGGGCCCTCGGTGGTTTGGGCTCCGGGGGCAGCTATTTCGATTCACCGGCCAGCGGCAGCGTGGCCGGCTGGTTTGCCCTGGCCCTCAGCAACGTCAGCGGCAGCGCCATCAGCAGCCTCAATGTCTCGTTCAACGGTGAGCAGTGGCGCAACGGCGGCAACACCACCGCCCAGACGATGGTGCTGGAATACGGCTACGGCACCAGCTTTGATCAGGTGGCCTCCTGGGTGGCACCGGGCGGCAGCTTCAATTGGACCTCTCCTGTAGCCACCGGCACAGCTGCCGCAGTGGATGGGAACACCGCCGGAAGGGTGGAGAACCGTGGCGGCACGCTCGATCTCACCGCCATCCCGTGGGCCGAAGACGCCACCCTCTGGCTGCGCTGGACGGAAGTCAATGACCCCGGTAGCGACCACGGCCTGGCGATCGACGACCTGGCGATCGCCATCCCCCAACTCCCCGCCCTGCCGGAGGTGGCGATCCAGGCGATCGTGGCTCAGGCCAGCGAATCCGGAGGCACGGCCAGCGTGCGCATCAGCCGCACCGGCAGCACAAAAGATGCGCTCACGGTACCGATCAGCCTGCGCAGCGGCGCGGGCCTGGCCACCAACGACGACCTCACCACGCCCCTGCCCGCCTCGGTCGTGATCCCAGCGGGCAGCACCAGCATCGACCTGGCGATCGAGGTGCGCGACGACGATCTCGACGAAGGCAGCGAAATCCTGGCCATTGAGATCACCGCACCCTCGGGCTACGCCCTGGCTGCCTCCGGCGCCCTGGCCGAGATCACCATCCTCGACAACGACCGCATCACGCCCATCTCCGCCGTGCAGGGCAGCGGCAGCGCCAGCCCCCTGGTGGGCCAGAGCGTCACCCTGCGAGCGGTGGTGGTGGGCGACTTCCAGCTCAGCGGTGAACTGGGCGGTTTCTTCCTGCAGGAGGAAACCAGCGACTGGGACACCAGTGATCTCAGCTCCGAAGGCCTCTATGTGGCCTACCCCTTAACCGGCAGCAACGTCGATGTGGTGCTGGGCGACCGGGTGCTGGTGAGCGGCCTGGTGAGCGAGAGCTTCGGCCAGACCATCCTCAGCTCCGTGCAGTCCCTCACGGTGGAGGCCCAGGGAAGGCTGGCGGATACCCGCCCGGTTGAGATTCCAGACCTGCTGGCCCAGCGCAGCACAGCGCTCGACCTGGAGCCCTATGAGGGCATGTGGGTGCGCTTCCCGGAGATCCTCTCCGTGAATGGGCTCTACGGCCAGTTCCGCTTCGGGGAGATCGAACTCAGCGCCGGCGGCCTGCCGCTGCAGCCCACCAACGTGATGGAACCGGGCCCTGCCGCCTATGCCGCCGAGCAGGCCACCGCCCTGCGGGAGCTGGTGCTCGACGACGGCAGCAACAGCAGCTACCGCCCGGCCTCAGCCGCCACCCCAGCCGCACCCGTTCGCGATCAGCTGCTGCGCCGCGGCGACACCGTCCGCGACCTCGAAGGGGTGCTCGCCTACGGCTTCAGCAAATACCGGCTGCACCCGACAGCGCTGCCCAATTTCATCACTGAGAACCCCAGGCCAGCAGCCCCGGCGCCAGCGCTCCCTGGCCAACTTCGCCTGGCCAGCTTCAACGTGCTCAACACCTTCACCACGGTTGACGCCCCAGGAGCGACCACGGCCACGGGCCTGGATCCCCGCGGTGCCGACACCCCCGAGGAACTGGAGCGCCAGCTCAGCAAACTCACCGCCGCCCTCCAAGGGCTGCAGGCCGATGTGATCGGCCTGATGGAGCTGGAGAACGACAGCGACGACGCCACCCTGGCCGCGATCGTGGCCAAGCTCAACGAAGCTCAGCCAACCGATTCCGGCCGCTCCTACAGCTATGTGCCCACCGGCCTGATCGGCAGCGACGCGATCAAGGTGGGTCTGATCTACAACACCCTCGCCGTGGCCCCCAGCGGCGCCTTCCAGGTGTTGGATACGCCGAATTTCACCGATCCCCTGGCCAGCGGCACCCCGAAGAACCGCCCGGCCCTGGCCCAGACCTTCCGCGACCTGGCCAGCGGCGAAACGGTGAACGTGGTGGTCAACCACCTCAAGTCGAAGGGCGCCACCGGTGCCGCCAGTGCCGATCTCGACCAGCAGGATGGCCAGTCGGCCTTCAACGCCACCCGCACCGCAGCCGCCAGCGAGTTGCTGCAATGGATCAACAGCGATCCCACCAGCAGCGGCGATGCCGACTGGGTGGTGCTGGGTGACATCAACGCCTACGCCAAGGAAGATCCGATCCGGGTGTTCGAAGCGGCTGGCTATCGCAATGCCCTGCCCAGCTTCACCGCCGAGCCACCGTCGAGCTACGCCTTCTTCAACCCGGTGGACATGAGCGGGGCCCTGGATCACCTGCTGATCTCGCCCTCGCTGGTTCCCCAGGTCACCGCCGCCCTCGACTGGAGCATCAACGCCGCCGAGGGGGCCTTCCGCAATTACAACCTCGACACCAACAGCAACGGCAATGCGGCGGTGCGGGATTTCTTCGCACCCGACCCTTACCGCACCTCCGACCACGACCCGCTGCTGCTCGATCTGGCTCTCGGCCGTGCCGTACCCAGCGGGCTCAGCTTCAGCCATGGCGTGGCTTCAGGTGATCCCTACGCCGACTCGGTGATCCTCTGGACCCGGATCACCCCACCTGCGGAGTTCTCCGGCCTGGTGGATGTGCAGTGGGAGGTGGCCAGCTCCGCAGATTTCAGCGCTGACTCCCTGATCGACAGCGGTGTGTTCACCACCAGCGCCGGCCGCGACTGGACCGTGAAGGTGGAGGCCGATGGTCTGGCGGCAGACACGTCTTACTACTACCGCTTCCGCGCCGGCGGGGCGGTGTCGATGGTGGGCCAGACCAAGACCCTGCCGGTGGGCAGCGATCCGGTGCGGCTGGCGGTGTTCTCCTGCGCCAACTTCACCGCCGCTGAGCAGTTCGCGGCCTACGGCCGCGCCGCCGCGATCCACGCCGTCAACCCCTATGACGCGCTGCTGCACTTAGGCGATTACATCTACGAGTACGGCCCCGGTGGCTACGGAACCGCCGAGGATGCCGCCGCAGACCGGGGGTTCCTGCCGGAGCGCGAGATCATCAGCCTCGATGACTACCGCCAGCGCTACGCGCAATACCACACAGATAGCAACCTGCAGAACCTGCGGGCCATCGCGCCGCTGATCGCCGGCTGGGACGACCACGAAACCGCCAACAACAGCTGGAGCGGCGGCGCCGAAAACCACCAGAGCGAGACGGAGGGCGACTGGCTGGCCCGCCGCGATGCCGCTCTCCGGGCCTATTACGAATGGCTGCCGATCCGCGAGCCCGGCCAACGCCAGGCCAGCGACGGCGCCACCGCCCTCTCGCCGCTCACCCAGGCCTACCGCTCCTTCAACTTCGGCGATGTGCTCAGTCTGCACATGCTCGAAACCCGGCTCACAGCCCGTGATGAGCAGCTGGCCTACCCCGATGCCGCCGCAGTGCAGGCCCGGATCGGCGCCATCCTGGCCGATCCGGCCCAGGTGGCCACCTATGCCGCCCAGCTCGGCCTCACCCCACCCGCCGACCCCGCCGCCATCCCGGCCTTCGCCGCCGCCCTGGCACCGGCTGTGACCCAGGAGTTGGTAGCCGCCACCGTGCAGCAGGCCTGGGGGGATCCCAGCCGCGACATGATCGGCGACGGCCAGCTGGCCTGGCTGCAGCAGCAGCTGGCCACCTCCACCGCCGCCTGGCAGGTGCTGGGCCAGCAGACCCTGATGCAGAGCATGGCCGTTCCCGCCGAGCTGCTGCTCAACCCCGGGGATCCCAGCCTGCTTGACAAGTACGCCGCGCCGCTGCAGAAGCTGGCAACCGGCACCAGCTTTGCCGATCTCACGCCTGCGGAGCAGGCCCTGTTCGACGAAGCTGGCAAGATCCCCTACAACCTCGATGCCTGGGACGGCTACGGCGTGGAGCGGGAGACGATCCTGCAGAGCGCCCTGGCCCTGGGCAAGCGGCTGATCAGCCTCAACGGCGACACCCATAACGCCTGGGCCGGCGTGCTCGACACGATCAGCCCCGGCCCTGGCACCCAGCCGCCCGGCACGGTGGCGGGGGTGGAATTCGGAACCCCGGGCGTCACCTCACCTGGCCTTGAACGGATTCTTCCCGGCGCCGACGCCTACATCCGGGCGGTCTATCCCGCCGTGGATGGCCTCGATGGCCTGTTCACCGGCTATGTGAACGGGCTGAGCTACGCGGATACCAATCGCCGCGGCTTCCTCGATCTCACCGTTTCAACGGATGAGGCAGTCGGCACGTTTGTCTTCCTCGATGGGGTGAATTCCTTCTCCGGTCTTCCCCTGTGGGCCAGCGAAACCGTGGTTGCCGCTGGCGACCTCAGCCTCAGCCTCACACCCGAGGTCACGCCGGAGATCAGCTGGCAACCGCTCTGGCGTGAACTGGATCTGGTGTTCGGCCTGGCGGTGGACGCCACCGGCGGCCTTTCGCTGCTCAACCCGACCGATTTCGCCACCCTGCCCCGGGCCGGCGTTCAGCTGGCTGATGTGACGGTGCTGGGGTCGGAGTCGGGCGAGCGCATCTTTGCTGGGGTGGACTCCCTGATCGATGCCGCCGGCGGAAACGACGAGCTGTTCAACACCGACAGCCAGGGCGGCAACATCCTGGTGGGCGGACTCGGCACGGATCAGTTCCTGCTGCGGGCAGCCAACGACACGGTGATCGGCGGCAGCCTCCTGGCCAACACCGCCGCGCTTGGGCTGCCCGCGGTGGTGGGCCTGGTGGATGGCCAGCGGGATCTCCTCCTGATCGACAGCTCCATCCCCGCGCCGGAGGGAACCCTCCGAATCCTCGACTTCGAGCTGGGTCGCGACCAGCTGTTGGTGGATGGCCTGGCCCCAACGGGCAGCTGGACCGCGATCCGCCAGCAACTGCAGGCCCTGGGGATTACGGTGAACGCGGCTCCCCAGCTGGACACACCCTTGATCGCGCTCAGCCTCCAGCCGGGCGTGGAGCTGAGCCGCGACCTCGGCTCCCTGGCGAGCGATCCCGATGGCAACCCGCTCCAGCTGGTGAAGCTGGAGGGGCCGTCCTGGATCACCACCTCAGGCACCACCGTCAAGGCCACCGCCCCCATCGGCATCAGCGAAGAACAGCTTGCCGCCCTCACCCTGCAACTGGCCTTCAGCGATGGCCAGGCGGCGGTGCCGCTGGCGGCGCAACTGACGCTCAATGCTCCCCCCACAGCACTGAGCCTCACCAACACCATCGCCTCCCTCGCCGAAAACACCAGCACCACCAGCCGCATCAAGGTGGCTGACATCGCCATCAGCGATGACGCCCTCGGCAGCAACGTGATCACGCTCGCTGGTGCTGATGCCGCCAGCTTCGAGGTGATCGGCAATGAGCTGTTCCTCAAGGCCGGCACGGCTCTCGACTTCGAGACCAAAACCTCCTACGCCGTCAGCGTCTCCGCCAGCGATCCTTCCCTGCCAGACAGCGCGCCCGTGTCGGCAGCCTTCTCCCTGGCCGTCACCGATGTCAATGAGCCGCCCACAAGCAGTGGGATCAATAATATTGAGGCTTCGGAGAATGATCCCCCGATCACCATCAATCTACTCTCCGCATTTACCGATCCCGACCAGGTTGATTCCTCTCTCAGCTACTCTGTCACCCGCAACAGCAATCCCCAACTCGTTGGCACAACCATTGATCCAATCACGGGAAGCCTGGCCATCTCCCTCGGCCAATCAAAGACAGGAACAGCCCTGATCACGGTTCAGGCGACAGACTCACAACTGCAGTCAGCCAGTGCTGATTTCAGCGTGTCCGTCCTTCCCTTTGATGCCAACAATGACGGCATTGCCGACAAGGACCAGGCCAACGTGCTTGCCGTTGCCACGCCTGGCCAAGACTTCGTCACATTCGTCTCCGAAGCTGGCGGACCCACGCCAACGGTCGGGTCCACACCAAACCCAGCACCTGAGTCGACGCCAGCAGGATTGCTGTTCAGCGAAGGATTCTTTACAGTCAACTACGAAGGACTCACCCCAGGAGCATCAACCACTCTCAAACTATTTTTACCCAGCGGCAGCCCCACAAATAGCTACTGGAAATATGGACCAACCTCGCCCGGAGGAGCCAGCGAGTGGTACAACTTCAGCTTCGATCCGATCAGCGGCACCGGCGCCCGATTTGAAGACCTGAATGGCGATGGCCAAGACGACATCGTGCTCCATTTCGTTGATGGCCAACGCGGTGATGACGACTTCATCGCCAACGGGCGCATTTCAGATCCTGGCGCTCCCACCTTTGATCCCACCGCCGTGAAAGAACCGGTCAGGCCTGTCGACCCTGACCCGAAACCCTCAGAACCGGTTGCACCAGTTACACCAGTTACACCTCCACAACCTCTACAGCCCCCAGGATTTCCCCAATCTCCACAACCCGACAGACCGTCAAAAATACGGGCCACGGAGGGCCGCGACAATCTCACAGGCACATCAGCACGGGACACCTTTATTTTTCAAGGTGTCCAGAGCAACTCCACAAAGCGCCGGCTCAAGTTCGACACGATTACCAACTTCGAAAGCAATGATCGTATCGCTTTCCGTGATTTCAATGAGCGCGTCCTGGGCTCAAGTAACTCCAGCCGCATTCGCCGCCTTCAAGGCAAAGCGAATAAGCTCAGTGCCAAATCGTTGGATAAATTGCTAGGCCCTGACTTCAAAGGTCAGACGGTCGCAGCCCTTGAGATTCGTGGATTTGAGGGGACGTTCCTGGCCGTGAATGGTGGGCGGCGCAAAGTTGAGGGTGGCCGCCCTGGCTTTGATCGGCGCGACATGCTGATCTTTCTGGAGGGCTACGACCTGGAGCAGCAGGGGTCGATCCTGCTCGCCTGA